Proteins found in one Homalodisca vitripennis isolate AUS2020 chromosome 4, UT_GWSS_2.1, whole genome shotgun sequence genomic segment:
- the LOC124360455 gene encoding DNA-directed RNA polymerase II subunit RPB9 isoform X2, protein MILCFSNNMLYPREDKENKVLLYACRNCDYKTLADSNCIYVNKIMHEIDELTHIVSDVISDPTLPKTEDHPCPKCSHREAVFFQAQTRRAEEEMRLYYVCTNQHCTHRWTE, encoded by the exons ATTTTGTGTTTCAGCAATAACATGTTGTATCCAAGAGAAGATAAGGAAAATAAGGTGTTGCTATATGCT TGCCGAAACTGTGACTACAAGACATTGGCTGACAGCAACtgcatttatgtaaataaaattatgcacGAAATCGA TGAGTTGACACACATAGTGTCTGATGTCATCTCTGATCCTACATTGCCCAAGACTGAAGATCATCCTTGCCCTAAGTGCAGTCACAGAGAAGCAGTGTTCTTCCAGGCCCAAACACGTCGAGCTGAG GAAGAAATGAGGCTTTACTACGTTTGTACCAACCAACACTGCACTCATAGATGGACTGAATAG